A single Streptococcus thermophilus DNA region contains:
- a CDS encoding HAD hydrolase-like protein, which translates to MTFTHIFFDLDGTLIDSSEGIHNGFVQTFERLGLPVPSDQKIRTFMGPPLEVTFKEEISEEGAAQAVKIYRDYYETKGQFEAHLYDGIKEVLEKLSHDPNKKIYITTSKNEPTALEMCEYLGITEFFDGIYGATPTAFHKADVLQRAITENNANKDSSVIVGDTKFDLIGGKTVGIKTIAVTWGFGTNETLLAENPDFVAETTQELWDILK; encoded by the coding sequence ATGACATTTACACACATTTTCTTCGACCTTGATGGTACTCTTATAGATAGTTCCGAGGGCATCCACAATGGTTTTGTCCAAACCTTTGAAAGACTGGGCCTACCTGTTCCTAGCGACCAAAAAATTCGAACCTTTATGGGACCACCTCTAGAAGTGACATTCAAAGAAGAAATTAGCGAAGAAGGTGCTGCCCAAGCTGTCAAAATTTATCGTGACTATTATGAGACCAAAGGACAGTTTGAAGCTCACCTCTACGACGGTATAAAAGAGGTTCTAGAAAAGCTGAGTCACGATCCAAATAAGAAAATCTATATTACGACTTCCAAAAATGAGCCTACCGCTCTGGAAATGTGCGAGTACCTTGGCATCACTGAGTTTTTTGACGGTATCTATGGGGCCACACCTACTGCTTTCCACAAGGCTGACGTCTTGCAGCGTGCTATCACTGAAAATAATGCGAATAAGGACAGTTCTGTCATTGTTGGTGATACCAAGTTTGATTTGATTGGTGGAAAAACAGTTGGCATCAAAACAATAGCGGTTACCTGGGGATTCGGGACTAACGAAACCTTATTAGCTGAAAATCCAGATTTTGTAGCTGAGACTACCCAAGAACTTTGGGATATTTTGAAATAA
- a CDS encoding ABC transporter substrate-binding protein → MRGETTGQTGSQDFSTLFKKQYKNKKVISVGWQENPDLEKIVELEPDLILMTGERKDLYEDLSEIAPTVGYL, encoded by the coding sequence ATAAGGGGTGAGACAACCGGTCAAACTGGAAGTCAAGATTTTTCAACCCTTTTTAAGAAACAATACAAGAATAAAAAAGTGATTTCAGTGGGTTGGCAGGAAAATCCAGATTTAGAAAAGATTGTTGAGTTAGAACCTGATTTAATCCTTATGACAGGAGAGCGAAAGGATCTTTATGAAGATTTGTCTGAGATTGCACCAACTGTTGGCTATTTATAG
- a CDS encoding nucleoside phosphorylase, with product MIHKHEIPILEFDDSPQAVIMPTHEDLDLDLPARCIYAFLEEEIERYANAVEADKVGEFVSATKTYPIFVMTYNGEEICLAQAPVGSAAAAQFLDWLIGYGVKQIISTGTCGVLVNMKENVFLIPTRALRDEGASYHYIAPSRYIDMNKQALEAIEKTLKQKKIPYEEVMTWSTDGFYRETPDKVSYRIEEGCSVVEMECSALAAVAQLRGAIWGLLLFTADSLADIDNYDQRDWGSEAFDKALELCLDIIVQM from the coding sequence ATGATACATAAACATGAAATCCCAATTTTAGAGTTTGATGATAGTCCTCAGGCTGTGATTATGCCGACACATGAGGACTTAGATTTAGACTTGCCGGCTAGGTGTATTTACGCCTTTTTAGAAGAAGAGATTGAACGCTATGCGAACGCTGTTGAGGCTGATAAAGTTGGAGAGTTTGTCTCCGCGACCAAAACTTATCCCATATTTGTTATGACTTACAATGGGGAGGAGATTTGCTTGGCTCAAGCTCCAGTTGGATCAGCTGCAGCTGCACAATTTCTTGATTGGTTAATTGGTTATGGCGTAAAACAAATCATTTCAACTGGAACTTGTGGCGTTTTGGTAAACATGAAGGAAAATGTTTTTTTGATTCCTACTAGAGCGTTGAGGGATGAAGGAGCGAGTTACCACTATATTGCGCCATCCCGCTATATAGACATGAATAAACAAGCTCTGGAAGCTATTGAGAAAACTTTAAAACAAAAGAAAATCCCCTATGAAGAGGTCATGACCTGGTCAACAGATGGTTTTTATAGAGAAACACCAGATAAGGTTTCCTATCGTATTGAAGAGGGCTGTAGTGTTGTAGAGATGGAATGTTCTGCACTTGCAGCAGTTGCTCAACTTCGAGGAGCTATTTGGGGATTACTACTCTTTACGGCAGATTCCCTTGCAGATATTGACAATTACGATCAACGAGATTGGGGCTCAGAGGCTTTTGATAAGGCTTTAGAGCTTTGTCTGGATATCATTGTCCAGATGTAA